In a genomic window of Gemmatimonadaceae bacterium:
- a CDS encoding TerC family protein, which produces MPTSWWIGFNALVLFLLALDLGVFNRKAHAVSVREALSWSAVWVTLAIGFGGWIGLEMGRASMLEFYAGYLVEQALSVDNLFVFILIFGYFRIAPELQHRVLFWGILGALLMRGAMIGAGAVLIERFHAIIYVFGAFLVYTGIKMAFGGDSEIEPEANPVIKFVRKVLPVTAQFHGERFFIREAGPGGVMRRTATPLFVVLMLVETTDVVFALDSIPAIFGVTRNPFLVYTSNVFAILGLRSMYFVLASVIGKFHLLKYGLSVVLAFVGVKMLLSETYPISIGVSLGVVAGVLLTSVLLSLVIKPSEEIEEIAEIAETFVEHDPK; this is translated from the coding sequence ACGCCCTGGTCCTGTTCCTGCTGGCGCTCGACCTCGGGGTGTTCAACCGAAAGGCGCACGCCGTGTCGGTTCGGGAAGCCCTGTCGTGGAGTGCCGTGTGGGTGACGCTGGCCATCGGCTTTGGCGGCTGGATCGGCCTCGAGATGGGGCGGGCGTCGATGCTGGAGTTCTACGCCGGCTATCTCGTCGAACAGGCGCTGTCGGTCGACAACCTGTTCGTCTTCATCCTCATCTTCGGCTATTTCCGCATCGCGCCGGAACTACAGCATCGGGTGCTGTTCTGGGGCATCCTCGGCGCGCTGCTGATGCGCGGCGCGATGATCGGCGCCGGCGCCGTGCTGATCGAGCGGTTCCACGCGATCATCTACGTCTTCGGCGCGTTCCTCGTCTACACCGGCATCAAGATGGCGTTCGGTGGAGACAGCGAGATCGAACCCGAGGCGAACCCGGTCATCAAGTTCGTGCGCAAGGTCCTGCCCGTCACGGCCCAGTTTCACGGCGAGCGCTTCTTCATTCGTGAGGCGGGCCCTGGCGGCGTCATGCGTCGCACCGCCACGCCGCTCTTCGTGGTCCTGATGCTCGTCGAGACCACCGATGTCGTGTTCGCGCTCGACTCGATTCCGGCAATCTTCGGGGTCACGCGCAATCCCTTTCTGGTCTACACGTCCAACGTATTCGCCATTCTCGGGCTGCGGTCGATGTACTTCGTGCTCGCCAGCGTGATCGGCAAGTTCCACCTGCTCAAGTACGGCCTGTCGGTCGTGCTGGCGTTCGTGGGCGTGAAGATGCTGCTGTCGGAGACGTACCCGATCAGCATTGGCGTGTCCCTGGGCGTGGTCGCGGGCGTGCTGCTGACGAGCGTGCTCCTGTCGCTGGTGATCAAGCCCAGCGAGGAGATCGAGGAGATCGCCGAAATTGCCGAGACGTTCGTGGAGCACGATCCGAAGTAA
- a CDS encoding aminodeoxychorismate/anthranilate synthase component II, with the protein MLLVIDNYDSFTYNLVQYFGELGETLEVHRNDALSVDDVGAMRPEAIVVSPGPCSPREAGISVDVIRRYGPEIPLLGVCLGHQAIGEAYGGVVSRAKRVMHGKMSQLQHDGTGLFQGVPSPFGVMRYHSLIVERDTLPAELEVTATAVDDPSEIHALRHRTHPVWGVQFHPESILTEHGRDLLVNFLAMARAHRR; encoded by the coding sequence ATGCTCCTCGTCATCGACAACTACGACTCGTTTACCTACAACCTCGTCCAGTATTTCGGCGAGTTGGGGGAAACGCTCGAGGTGCATCGCAACGACGCACTCTCGGTGGATGACGTGGGCGCCATGCGCCCGGAGGCGATCGTGGTCTCGCCGGGCCCGTGCTCGCCGCGCGAGGCCGGCATCTCGGTGGACGTGATTCGCCGCTACGGCCCGGAGATTCCCCTGCTCGGCGTGTGCCTCGGCCACCAGGCCATCGGCGAGGCGTACGGTGGTGTCGTCTCTCGCGCGAAGCGGGTGATGCACGGCAAGATGTCCCAGCTGCAGCACGACGGGACCGGCCTCTTCCAGGGCGTGCCGAGCCCCTTCGGTGTGATGCGCTACCACTCGCTCATCGTGGAGCGGGACACACTGCCGGCCGAGCTCGAGGTCACCGCCACCGCCGTCGATGACCCCTCGGAAATCCACGCCCTGCGCCACCGCACCCATCCCGTCTGGGGCGTGCAGTTTCATCCCGAATCGATCCTCACCGAGCACGGCCGCGACCTGCTGGTGAACTTCCTCGCCATGGCGCGCGCGCACCGGCGCTAA
- the xerD gene encoding site-specific tyrosine recombinase XerD — MVPLAAAEGRVSTPAADTDDKALRRGFHLQAFEDALQLEEGASPRTIEAYRRDVIRCAAWLRAQGITTARDITPGSLREFVYHLKDLGLAGSSIRRNISALRTWFRILVAEGLVHTDPTERLDSPQRWRTLPEVLSVDEVTRLLAAPQLEERLAFRDRAMLELAYGAGLRVSEWIGLAVKDVLLEEGLLRVFGKGSKERLVPIGRSAIGAVAVYLRELRPVLEKGAGKGILFLNGQGKPLTRMGAWKILRKYVEQAGIEKAVSPHTLRHSFATHLLEGGADLRAVQEMLGHADIATTQIYTHVDREYLRSVHKQFHPRS, encoded by the coding sequence CTGGTTCCTCTGGCGGCGGCGGAGGGGCGCGTGAGTACCCCCGCCGCCGACACCGACGACAAGGCGCTGCGCCGCGGCTTCCATCTGCAAGCCTTCGAGGACGCGTTGCAGTTGGAAGAAGGGGCGTCCCCGCGCACCATCGAGGCCTATCGCCGCGATGTGATCCGGTGCGCCGCGTGGCTGCGGGCGCAGGGCATCACCACCGCCCGGGACATCACGCCGGGCAGCCTGCGCGAGTTCGTGTACCACCTCAAGGATCTGGGGCTCGCCGGTAGCTCCATCCGGCGCAATATCTCGGCGCTGCGCACCTGGTTTCGCATCCTCGTGGCCGAGGGGCTCGTGCACACCGATCCCACCGAGCGGCTCGATTCACCGCAACGGTGGCGCACGCTCCCGGAGGTGTTGAGCGTGGACGAGGTCACCCGCCTGCTGGCGGCACCGCAGCTGGAGGAGCGCCTCGCCTTTCGCGACCGCGCGATGCTCGAGTTGGCCTACGGCGCCGGTCTGCGCGTCTCGGAGTGGATCGGGCTCGCCGTGAAGGACGTGCTGCTGGAAGAGGGGTTGCTGCGCGTCTTCGGGAAGGGCAGCAAGGAGCGGCTGGTGCCGATCGGGCGATCGGCCATCGGCGCGGTGGCCGTCTACCTGCGCGAACTGCGCCCCGTGCTCGAGAAGGGCGCGGGGAAGGGCATTCTCTTCCTGAACGGGCAGGGGAAGCCGCTCACGCGCATGGGCGCGTGGAAGATCCTGCGGAAGTACGTCGAGCAGGCCGGTATCGAGAAGGCCGTCTCGCCCCATACCCTGCGGCACTCCTTCGCCACGCATCTGCTGGAAGGCGGCGCCGACCTGCGCGCGGTGCAGGAGATGCTGGGACACGCCGACATCGCGACGACGCAGATCTACACCCACGTCGATCGTGAGTATCTTCGGAGTGTCCACAAGCAGTTCCATCCGCGCTCCTGA
- a CDS encoding VTT domain-containing protein — protein MIALGAFVAARGNGTAFGVWLATMIGNIGGAMAMYGVGHRYGLPFLQRRAPRLFPAGATERFAEQFAAQGMVAVVISRFLPAVRAVVPPVAGALGIGALRALIAMAIASGAWYGLVCVLAFRAGANSDALLARIAEQQRTVGLVALALAAMGGGWFLWRRRRGA, from the coding sequence GTGATTGCGCTGGGGGCCTTTGTGGCCGCCCGCGGCAACGGCACCGCCTTCGGCGTGTGGCTCGCCACCATGATCGGCAATATCGGGGGCGCGATGGCGATGTATGGCGTCGGGCACCGCTACGGTCTCCCGTTCCTGCAGCGCCGGGCACCGCGGCTCTTCCCGGCCGGCGCCACCGAGCGCTTCGCCGAACAGTTTGCCGCGCAGGGCATGGTGGCGGTGGTCATCAGTCGCTTTCTGCCGGCCGTGCGGGCCGTCGTGCCCCCCGTGGCGGGCGCGCTGGGTATCGGGGCACTCCGGGCCCTGATCGCCATGGCGATCGCGTCAGGCGCCTGGTACGGGCTCGTGTGCGTCCTGGCCTTTCGGGCCGGCGCGAACAGCGATGCCTTGCTCGCCCGCATCGCCGAGCAGCAACGAACGGTGGGGCTGGTCGCCCTCGCGCTGGCCGCCATGGGCGGGGGCTGGTTCCTCTGGCGGCGGCGGAGGGGCGCGTGA
- the ispF gene encoding 2-C-methyl-D-erythritol 2,4-cyclodiphosphate synthase: MRVGIGYDSHRFGEGGPMRLGGIDIPSDRHCAGHSDGDAICHAVTDAILGAAGLGDIGEMFPDTDAANKGKDSVVMLEAAVARLHAAGWRVGNVDITVITQRPKIGPHRQAIRERLATVLQVGAADVFVKGKTNEQLGWIGREEGLAVMTTASILPR; encoded by the coding sequence ATGCGGGTGGGCATCGGCTACGACTCGCATCGGTTCGGCGAGGGCGGGCCCATGCGACTCGGCGGCATCGACATTCCGAGTGACCGGCACTGTGCCGGCCACTCGGACGGCGATGCCATTTGCCATGCGGTCACCGATGCCATTCTGGGGGCGGCCGGATTGGGCGACATCGGCGAGATGTTTCCCGATACCGATGCGGCCAACAAGGGGAAGGACTCGGTCGTGATGCTCGAGGCCGCCGTGGCGCGGCTGCACGCCGCCGGATGGCGGGTGGGCAACGTGGACATCACGGTGATCACGCAGCGCCCCAAGATTGGCCCGCACCGGCAGGCCATTCGTGAGCGACTGGCCACGGTGTTGCAGGTGGGGGCGGCAGACGTGTTCGTGAAGGGCAAGACCAACGAACAGCTCGGCTGGATTGGGCGCGAGGAAGGCCTCGCCGTGATGACCACCGCCAGCATTCTCCCCCGCTGA
- the mqnC gene encoding dehypoxanthine futalosine cyclase encodes MRDLLDFYTNAPLLELGQEADRVRQAKHPHGVVTYIVDRNINYTNVCVADCGFCAFYRRPKNGEGYTLSFEQIGAKIEETKALGGVQILIQGGHNPYIPFEWYLDLMRYIKKYHPIHIHGFSPSEVDFFATRFRMEARDVIRELKAAGLDSIPGGGGEILVQRVRDIVAPKKAGADRWLEIMELAHQEGMKTSVTMMYGIGETLAERIEHLQRVRDLQARTGGFTAFITWPLQPENTPTLSHMPKTDAVTYLRTVAISRIVLDNVPNLQSSWVTMGMKVGQMALRFGCNDFGSLMIEENVVSAANTTHRTTVEELDRLIIDAGFTPARRRQDYSIIADAPATVAA; translated from the coding sequence ATGCGTGATCTGCTCGATTTCTACACGAATGCCCCCCTGCTGGAACTCGGCCAGGAGGCCGATCGCGTCCGTCAGGCCAAGCACCCGCACGGGGTCGTGACGTACATCGTCGATCGCAACATCAACTACACGAACGTCTGCGTGGCCGACTGCGGCTTCTGCGCGTTCTATCGGCGGCCGAAGAACGGGGAAGGGTACACGCTCTCCTTCGAGCAGATCGGCGCCAAGATCGAGGAGACGAAAGCCCTCGGCGGCGTCCAGATCCTCATTCAGGGCGGGCACAATCCGTACATCCCGTTCGAGTGGTACCTCGACCTGATGCGCTACATCAAGAAGTACCATCCCATTCACATCCACGGCTTCTCGCCGAGTGAGGTGGACTTCTTTGCGACGCGCTTCCGCATGGAAGCGCGTGATGTCATTCGCGAACTCAAGGCGGCAGGGCTCGACTCCATCCCCGGCGGCGGCGGCGAGATTCTCGTGCAGCGCGTGCGGGACATCGTCGCCCCCAAGAAGGCGGGTGCCGATCGTTGGCTCGAAATCATGGAGCTCGCGCATCAGGAAGGGATGAAGACGTCGGTCACCATGATGTACGGCATCGGGGAGACGCTCGCCGAGCGCATCGAGCATCTGCAGCGGGTGCGCGATCTGCAGGCGCGCACCGGCGGGTTCACGGCGTTCATCACCTGGCCGCTGCAGCCGGAGAACACGCCGACGCTGTCGCACATGCCCAAGACCGACGCGGTGACCTACCTCCGCACCGTCGCCATCTCACGCATCGTGCTCGATAACGTGCCCAACCTGCAGTCGAGCTGGGTCACCATGGGCATGAAGGTCGGACAGATGGCGCTCCGCTTCGGCTGCAACGATTTCGGCTCGCTGATGATCGAAGAGAACGTGGTCTCGGCGGCGAACACGACGCACCGCACCACGGTGGAGGAGCTCGATCGGCTCATCATCGATGCCGGCTTCACGCCCGCGCGGCGTCGGCAGGACTACTCCATCATCGCCGACGCCCCGGCGACGGTCGCCGCGTGA
- a CDS encoding menaquinone biosynthesis protein — protein MLRVGRIRYINCYPVYGGIDRGIVPFEGTLVDGVPTHLNRLMAAGELDVSVVSAVEYAKDATQFLLLPELGITSDGPVRSVVLFSKRDPRDLGGRRVVVSSSSMTSVALLELLFENVWRCRPEFVPGNAELADLGTFEADVHDARLVIGDAALRMFDEANRGGLWAERYPWREDLGAVWKQWTGLPFVFAVWVAQRTTPVREALSVHGSLLTSRDWGLANIPELSRQAAEASGVPFETCVEYFAGLDYRLSYPHLAGLSEFFRRLVSAGRVPDGNFAFLPAA, from the coding sequence ATGCTCCGCGTCGGCCGCATTCGCTACATCAACTGCTATCCGGTTTACGGCGGCATCGATCGGGGCATCGTCCCGTTCGAAGGGACGCTCGTGGACGGCGTGCCGACGCACCTGAACCGCCTGATGGCGGCCGGGGAGCTCGATGTGAGCGTGGTGTCGGCGGTCGAGTACGCGAAGGACGCGACGCAGTTCCTGCTGCTCCCCGAACTGGGGATCACCAGCGATGGGCCGGTCCGGAGCGTGGTGCTCTTCAGCAAGCGCGACCCGCGCGATCTCGGCGGGCGCCGCGTCGTGGTGAGTTCGAGCAGCATGACGAGCGTCGCGCTGCTCGAACTGCTCTTCGAGAACGTCTGGCGCTGCCGCCCCGAGTTCGTGCCGGGCAACGCCGAGCTGGCCGATCTGGGCACCTTCGAGGCCGACGTGCACGACGCCCGGCTCGTGATCGGCGATGCGGCCCTGCGCATGTTCGATGAGGCCAACCGGGGCGGACTCTGGGCCGAGCGCTATCCGTGGCGCGAGGATCTGGGTGCGGTCTGGAAGCAGTGGACCGGGCTGCCGTTTGTCTTTGCCGTCTGGGTGGCGCAGCGCACCACGCCGGTGCGCGAGGCGTTGTCCGTGCACGGCTCGCTGCTCACCTCGCGCGACTGGGGGCTCGCCAACATTCCCGAGCTTTCCCGTCAGGCCGCCGAGGCCAGTGGCGTGCCGTTTGAGACCTGCGTCGAGTACTTCGCAGGCCTCGATTATCGCTTGTCCTATCCGCATCTCGCCGGGCTCTCCGAATTCTTCCGCCGGCTCGTGTCGGCCGGTCGTGTGCCCGATGGCAACTTTGCGTTTCTTCCCGCAGCCTAG
- a CDS encoding CofH family radical SAM protein, with product MPHAVPFDVARLQDPALRPIGEKLVRGERLSFADALTLYRTPDLLGLGAMADAANRAKHGDRVTFAANQHINPTNICVLRKTCVFCGYARLPKEEGAYRYSLEQVLAESDRADGTITREFHIVGGLDMQAGLAYYQEMFRALKQRHPQVHIKALTAVEIAHIARIEKMSRADVLIALREAGLDTLPGGGAETFSAAVREQIADKKLGGADYIDVHRTAHQLGIRSNCTMLYGHVETFEDRVQHLTMLRDLQDETGGYLAFIPLAYHPDDNELGTTLGRTGTATTGMDDLRNLAVGRLYLDNFEHIKSHWIMVTQPVSQIALHFGVNDIEGTVVREKIYHAVGAHTPQGMTLPQLLTLIRGAGKQPAERDSFYHVLREFPEGDTGAEAPAADALATV from the coding sequence ATGCCACACGCTGTGCCCTTTGATGTCGCTCGCCTGCAGGATCCGGCGCTTCGCCCCATCGGCGAAAAGCTGGTCCGCGGCGAGCGATTGTCGTTTGCCGACGCCCTGACGCTCTACCGCACCCCCGACCTGCTGGGGCTCGGGGCCATGGCCGATGCCGCCAACCGCGCGAAGCACGGTGATCGCGTCACCTTCGCGGCCAACCAGCATATCAACCCCACGAACATCTGCGTGCTGCGCAAGACGTGCGTGTTCTGTGGGTATGCGCGCCTGCCGAAGGAAGAGGGGGCGTACCGCTATTCGCTCGAGCAGGTGCTCGCCGAGTCCGATCGCGCCGATGGCACCATCACGCGCGAGTTTCACATCGTGGGCGGCCTCGATATGCAGGCCGGGCTCGCGTACTACCAGGAGATGTTCCGCGCCCTCAAGCAGCGGCATCCCCAGGTGCACATCAAGGCGCTCACCGCCGTCGAGATCGCGCACATCGCGCGCATCGAGAAGATGAGCCGCGCCGATGTGCTGATCGCCCTGCGCGAAGCGGGCCTCGATACGCTGCCGGGGGGCGGCGCCGAAACCTTCAGCGCCGCAGTGCGCGAGCAGATCGCCGACAAGAAGCTGGGCGGCGCCGACTACATCGACGTGCATCGCACGGCACATCAGCTCGGCATCCGCTCCAACTGCACGATGCTCTACGGCCACGTGGAGACCTTCGAAGATCGCGTGCAGCATCTCACCATGCTCCGCGATTTGCAGGATGAAACGGGTGGCTATCTCGCGTTCATCCCGCTGGCATATCACCCCGACGACAACGAACTCGGGACCACGCTCGGCCGTACCGGCACGGCCACGACCGGCATGGACGACCTGCGCAACCTGGCCGTGGGCCGTCTCTATCTCGACAACTTCGAGCACATCAAGTCGCACTGGATCATGGTGACCCAGCCGGTGTCGCAGATCGCGCTGCACTTCGGCGTGAACGACATCGAAGGCACCGTGGTGCGCGAAAAGATCTACCACGCGGTCGGCGCCCACACGCCGCAGGGGATGACGCTGCCGCAGCTGCTCACGCTCATCCGCGGGGCTGGGAAACAGCCTGCCGAGCGCGATTCGTTCTACCATGTCCTCCGGGAGTTCCCGGAGGGGGACACCGGCGCCGAGGCGCCGGCGGCCGACGCGCTCGCGACGGTCTGA
- the fabF gene encoding beta-ketoacyl-ACP synthase II yields the protein MMRRVVVTGLGAVTPVGNDVATTWQSLLGGVSGGADITKFDASTFKVRFACEVKGFDVGLYMDRKEAKRADLFTQYAMAASVQAMADAGLEHGKNYNPEETGVIIGSGIGGLNTMEDQHSVLMTSGNKRISPFFIPMYIADIAAGVVSMRFGAKGPNYATMSACATSAHAIGEAFRTIKYGDADVMICGGAEASVCAMAIGGFGNMTALSERNDSPSTASRPFDATRDGFVLGEGAGVVVLEELEHARQRGARIYGEVIGYGATGDAYHLTGQPDAHEGLQRAMKRALRDAKIAPTDVDYINAHGTSTPLNDPNEIKGIKAVFGDHARALSVSSTKSATGHMLGAAGGVEFIACTLALRDQIIPPTINYSTPDPECDLDVTPNTPKQRQVRVALSNSSGFGGHNVSIAVRGWHGD from the coding sequence TTGATGCGGCGGGTCGTCGTCACGGGGTTGGGTGCCGTCACGCCCGTCGGCAACGACGTGGCGACGACCTGGCAGTCCTTGCTGGGTGGGGTGTCTGGAGGCGCTGACATTACCAAGTTCGACGCCAGCACCTTCAAGGTCCGTTTCGCCTGTGAAGTGAAGGGCTTCGACGTCGGTCTGTACATGGACCGCAAGGAAGCCAAGCGGGCGGACCTGTTCACCCAGTACGCCATGGCCGCCTCGGTGCAGGCCATGGCCGATGCCGGTCTCGAACACGGGAAGAACTACAACCCGGAAGAGACCGGCGTCATCATCGGCAGTGGGATCGGCGGCCTGAACACGATGGAGGACCAGCACTCGGTCCTCATGACGTCGGGCAACAAGCGCATCTCGCCGTTCTTCATCCCGATGTACATCGCCGACATTGCGGCGGGTGTGGTCTCCATGCGCTTTGGCGCCAAGGGCCCCAACTACGCGACCATGTCGGCGTGCGCGACCAGCGCGCACGCCATCGGCGAGGCGTTCCGCACCATCAAGTACGGCGATGCCGACGTGATGATCTGCGGCGGCGCCGAGGCGTCGGTGTGTGCCATGGCGATTGGCGGATTCGGGAACATGACGGCGCTCTCGGAGCGCAATGACTCCCCGTCTACCGCCTCGCGTCCGTTCGATGCCACCCGCGACGGCTTCGTGCTGGGCGAGGGGGCCGGTGTGGTGGTGCTCGAGGAGCTCGAACACGCCCGCCAGCGTGGCGCGCGGATCTACGGCGAGGTCATCGGCTACGGCGCCACCGGCGACGCGTACCACCTCACCGGCCAGCCCGACGCGCACGAAGGGCTCCAGCGGGCCATGAAGCGCGCGCTCCGCGACGCGAAAATCGCCCCGACGGATGTGGATTACATCAACGCCCACGGCACCTCGACGCCCCTCAACGATCCGAACGAGATCAAAGGCATCAAGGCCGTCTTCGGCGACCACGCCCGCGCGCTGTCCGTGAGCTCGACCAAGTCGGCCACCGGGCACATGCTGGGCGCCGCCGGCGGGGTGGAATTCATCGCCTGCACGCTGGCCCTCCGGGACCAGATCATCCCGCCCACGATCAACTACAGCACGCCGGACCCGGAGTGCGATCTGGACGTCACCCCCAATACGCCCAAGCAGCGCCAGGTGCGGGTCGCCCTGTCGAACAGCTCCGGCTTTGGTGGCCACAACGTCTCCATCGCCGTAAGAGGGTGGCACGGCGACTGA
- a CDS encoding acyl carrier protein, protein MSDHASKIKDIIEKELGVEREKLTPEASFIEDLGADSLDIVELVMEFEKEFNIDIPDEDAEKLRTVGDAIAYLEAKVGG, encoded by the coding sequence ATGTCGGATCACGCGTCGAAGATCAAGGACATCATCGAGAAGGAGCTCGGGGTGGAGCGCGAGAAGCTCACGCCCGAGGCGAGCTTCATCGAAGACCTCGGCGCCGACTCGCTCGACATCGTCGAACTGGTGATGGAGTTCGAGAAGGAGTTCAACATCGACATCCCCGATGAGGATGCCGAGAAGCTCCGCACGGTCGGCGACGCCATCGCGTACCTCGAGGCGAAGGTCGGCGGTTGA
- the fabG gene encoding 3-oxoacyl-[acyl-carrier-protein] reductase, translating to MSTPSQGLTIQLGGRVALVTGSTRGIGRAVATALANAGARVAVTGRDLAKAQEAAAEIAAATGADVRGFAADVSDVAQATALVEAVEKEFGALDILVNNAGLTRDNLMMRLKDDDWDAVINANLRGAFATCRAATRGMMKRRWGRIINIASVVGLIGNKGQVNYAASKAGLIGMTKSIAKELASRNILANVVAPGFIETDMTAAMTPEARSTLSAGIPLERLGTPEDIASMVVVLASDLTSYVTGQVFVVDGGLVM from the coding sequence ATGAGTACGCCCTCGCAGGGTCTCACCATTCAGCTGGGCGGGCGCGTGGCGCTCGTCACCGGCTCGACGCGCGGCATCGGCCGCGCCGTCGCCACGGCGCTCGCCAACGCAGGCGCCCGCGTCGCCGTGACGGGCCGCGATCTGGCCAAGGCGCAGGAAGCCGCCGCCGAGATCGCCGCCGCCACGGGGGCCGACGTGCGCGGCTTCGCCGCCGATGTGAGCGACGTGGCGCAGGCGACCGCGCTGGTCGAGGCGGTGGAGAAGGAGTTCGGCGCGCTCGACATCCTGGTGAACAACGCCGGCCTGACGCGCGACAACCTGATGATGCGCCTCAAGGACGACGACTGGGACGCCGTGATCAACGCCAACCTGCGCGGCGCCTTTGCGACCTGCCGGGCGGCGACGCGCGGCATGATGAAGCGCCGGTGGGGGCGCATCATCAACATCGCCAGCGTGGTCGGCCTGATTGGCAACAAGGGACAGGTGAACTACGCGGCCAGCAAGGCGGGCTTGATCGGCATGACCAAGTCCATCGCCAAGGAGCTGGCCTCGCGGAACATTCTGGCCAACGTGGTGGCCCCCGGCTTCATCGAGACCGATATGACGGCCGCGATGACCCCGGAGGCCCGCAGCACGCTCAGTGCGGGGATTCCGCTCGAGCGCCTCGGGACCCCCGAGGACATCGCGAGCATGGTGGTTGTGCTCGCTTCCGACCTGACCAGTTACGTGACCGGGCAGGTCTTTGTGGTGGACGGCGGCCTGGTGATGTAG
- the fabD gene encoding ACP S-malonyltransferase, whose amino-acid sequence MEIVLLLPGQGSQKVGMGKDLYEAFPAARDAFQTVDDAVGAALSTLAFEGPADELTRTLNAQPALLAHSAAVWAVVRDAVGPQLRAAAGHSLGEFSAYHCAGTLDLAAAARIVRQRGTLMYEQGVARPGAMAAILGVLTASIDDLCAQASRERGLVVPANYNSEEQVVISGEVAGVERAMELAKEAGAKRCLPLPVSGAFHSPLMEPAVAGLTTALDAEVWQDPSVPVVANVNAQAITDAATARALLVQQLTAPVQWTRVMRELAARHPEALFLEIGSGAVLTGLARRIAPGVKTASCGTVAEVEKLLQDLSAARS is encoded by the coding sequence ATGGAAATCGTCCTCCTGCTGCCCGGGCAGGGCTCTCAGAAGGTCGGCATGGGCAAGGACCTCTACGAGGCCTTTCCCGCCGCCCGTGATGCCTTTCAGACGGTCGATGACGCCGTTGGGGCCGCGCTGTCGACGCTCGCCTTCGAAGGGCCGGCCGATGAGCTCACGCGCACGCTGAATGCCCAGCCGGCGCTGCTCGCGCATAGCGCGGCGGTGTGGGCGGTGGTGCGCGACGCCGTCGGCCCCCAGCTGCGGGCGGCCGCCGGTCACTCGCTCGGCGAGTTCTCGGCGTACCACTGCGCGGGCACGCTCGATCTCGCTGCCGCCGCGCGCATCGTGCGCCAGCGCGGCACGCTCATGTACGAGCAGGGGGTCGCACGACCGGGCGCCATGGCCGCCATTCTGGGCGTGCTCACCGCCTCGATCGACGACCTGTGCGCGCAGGCCAGCCGCGAGCGCGGGCTCGTCGTGCCGGCCAACTACAACAGCGAAGAGCAGGTGGTCATCTCGGGCGAAGTCGCAGGCGTGGAGCGCGCGATGGAACTCGCCAAGGAAGCCGGGGCCAAGCGGTGCCTGCCGCTGCCTGTGAGCGGCGCGTTTCATTCGCCGCTCATGGAGCCGGCGGTGGCCGGCCTCACGACCGCGCTCGATGCCGAGGTGTGGCAGGATCCGTCGGTGCCGGTGGTCGCGAACGTCAACGCGCAGGCCATCACCGACGCCGCCACCGCCAGGGCGCTGCTCGTGCAGCAGCTGACGGCCCCGGTGCAGTGGACGCGCGTCATGCGCGAACTCGCAGCCCGTCATCCCGAGGCCCTCTTCCTCGAGATCGGCAGCGGCGCGGTGCTCACCGGGCTCGCCCGCCGCATCGCCCCGGGCGTCAAGACCGCCTCGTGTGGCACCGTGGCCGAAGTCGAGAAGCTGCTGCAGGACCTTTCCGCCGCACGGAGCTGA